In the Paenibacillus pabuli genome, one interval contains:
- the cysT gene encoding sulfate ABC transporter permease subunit CysT has product MSKVMVARRRTLPGFGLTMGYSVFYLSLVVLIPLAALIFNSTGLTWSTLIETASNPRVLASFKVSFLTAGIAALINLVLGLLLAWVLVRYEFPGKRLFDAVIDLPFALPTAVAGVALTALYAGNGWIGQLVEPLGIKLAYSQAGITLALMFIGIPFVVRTVQPVLEELEAEVEEAAATLGAGRWRIFRTILLPDLIPPLLTGFALAFARGIGEYGSVVFISGNMPMKTEIAPLLIMAKLEQFDYAGATAVALLLLLVSFVLLLVINSLQRWSRKAGRA; this is encoded by the coding sequence ATGAGCAAGGTGATGGTGGCCCGGAGACGCACACTGCCGGGTTTCGGATTGACAATGGGGTACAGTGTGTTCTACCTGAGCCTGGTTGTGCTTATTCCACTGGCAGCGCTTATCTTTAACTCCACGGGACTGACCTGGTCCACACTGATTGAAACGGCAAGTAACCCACGGGTGCTTGCTTCTTTCAAGGTCAGCTTCCTGACAGCGGGTATAGCTGCCTTAATTAATCTGGTCCTTGGGCTGCTCTTGGCTTGGGTATTGGTCCGGTACGAGTTCCCAGGCAAACGCCTGTTTGATGCGGTCATTGACCTGCCATTTGCCCTGCCTACTGCAGTGGCGGGTGTTGCCCTTACGGCCCTCTATGCCGGAAATGGCTGGATAGGGCAGCTGGTGGAGCCCTTGGGTATCAAGCTGGCGTATTCACAGGCAGGTATTACCCTGGCGCTGATGTTTATCGGCATTCCGTTTGTTGTACGTACGGTACAACCGGTCTTGGAAGAGCTGGAGGCTGAAGTGGAAGAGGCTGCCGCCACGCTGGGAGCAGGGAGATGGCGCATCTTTCGGACGATATTGCTTCCGGACCTGATCCCGCCGCTGCTGACCGGGTTTGCGCTTGCCTTTGCCAGAGGCATTGGGGAATATGGTTCAGTCGTATTTATCTCGGGCAACATGCCGATGAAAACGGAGATTGCACCTCTGCTGATCATGGCGAAGCTGGAGCAGTTCGATTACGCGGGAGCTACGGCTGTAGCTTTGCTGTTGCTGCTGGTTTCTTTTGTCCTGCTGCTGGTGATTAACTCTCTTCAGCGCTGGAGCAGGAAGGCAGGCCGGGCATAG
- a CDS encoding rhamnogalacturonan lyase: MLMTAFGAGNAPVTEAAGTRQMEFLDRGLVAVKTGTGVFVSWRLLGTEGSNVSFNVYRDGTKVNASPITNSTNLQDASGTSNSKYTVRAVVGGTEQAASAAASVWGNSYLSVPLSVPAGGTTPDGVAYTYSANDASAGDLDGDGEYELIVKWDPSNSKDNSQSGYTGEVFIDAYKLNGTRLWRISLGKNIRAGAHYTQFMVYDLDGDGKAEVAMKTADGSKDGTGAFIGDASKDYRNSSGYVLSGPEFLTIFNGQTGKALSTVNYEPARGNVSDWGDNYGNRVDRFLAAIAYLDGERPSLVMTRGYYTRTVLVAYNWRNGQLTKQWTFDSNTSGNSGYAGQGNHNLSVADVDGDGKDEIIYGAMSVDDNGKGLYTTGLHHGDAMHVSDLDPDRAGLEVFQVHETPSSAGVEFRDARTGQLIWGIPTTRDVGRGMAADIDPRYKGAEVWADGGLYTAKGQKIGTTLPSSTNFGIWWDGDLLRELLDSNRIDKWDYANSKTVNLLTASGVSSNNGTKSTPNLQADLFGDWREEVVWRTSDSSALRIYTTTAITDKRIYTLMHDPVYRLGIAWQNVAYNQPPHTGFYLGEGMSTPPVPNIHYAGK, from the coding sequence ATGCTGATGACAGCGTTTGGAGCGGGTAACGCACCGGTAACCGAGGCGGCGGGCACGCGTCAGATGGAGTTTTTGGACCGTGGGTTGGTTGCGGTGAAGACGGGTACGGGTGTATTTGTCAGCTGGCGTCTCTTGGGTACGGAAGGATCCAATGTTTCGTTCAATGTATATCGGGATGGGACCAAAGTGAACGCATCCCCCATAACCAATAGCACAAATCTTCAGGATGCAAGTGGGACAAGCAACTCAAAATACACGGTTCGGGCTGTAGTGGGCGGAACCGAGCAGGCGGCGTCGGCCGCAGCCAGTGTATGGGGTAACAGCTACCTGTCCGTGCCCCTCAGCGTACCCGCGGGCGGGACAACACCGGATGGTGTGGCGTACACATATAGTGCCAATGATGCCAGTGCAGGTGATCTGGATGGCGATGGTGAGTATGAACTGATCGTGAAGTGGGACCCATCCAATTCCAAGGATAACTCTCAGAGCGGATATACCGGGGAAGTATTTATCGATGCCTATAAATTGAACGGGACACGTTTATGGCGAATTAGTCTCGGCAAAAATATCCGCGCAGGTGCTCATTATACCCAGTTCATGGTGTATGACCTGGATGGAGACGGTAAGGCCGAGGTTGCTATGAAAACGGCTGATGGCAGCAAGGATGGCACGGGTGCATTCATTGGCGATGCCAGCAAGGATTACCGCAATTCCAGCGGATATGTTCTATCCGGGCCGGAATTCCTGACCATCTTCAACGGGCAGACCGGCAAAGCCCTCTCCACGGTGAATTATGAACCGGCACGTGGCAATGTATCCGATTGGGGAGATAATTATGGCAACCGGGTTGATCGTTTTCTCGCAGCGATTGCCTACCTGGATGGAGAACGCCCAAGCCTGGTCATGACACGCGGATACTACACGCGTACGGTACTCGTAGCCTACAACTGGCGGAATGGGCAGCTGACGAAGCAGTGGACATTTGATTCGAATACATCCGGCAATTCGGGGTACGCCGGACAGGGCAACCATAATTTGAGCGTAGCGGACGTGGATGGAGACGGCAAGGATGAGATTATCTATGGCGCCATGTCGGTGGACGATAACGGGAAAGGGTTGTACACGACTGGGCTCCATCATGGCGATGCCATGCATGTAAGTGACCTGGACCCCGACCGTGCCGGATTGGAAGTATTCCAGGTCCATGAGACCCCATCCAGTGCAGGAGTTGAATTCCGTGATGCACGTACAGGTCAGCTGATCTGGGGCATACCCACAACGAGGGATGTCGGACGCGGCATGGCAGCGGATATCGACCCAAGATATAAGGGTGCGGAAGTATGGGCAGACGGTGGCTTGTACACAGCCAAAGGACAGAAAATCGGAACAACCTTGCCTTCATCCACAAATTTTGGCATCTGGTGGGATGGGGATCTGCTGCGCGAGCTGCTGGACAGCAACCGAATCGATAAGTGGGACTATGCCAACAGCAAAACGGTTAATTTGCTGACAGCGTCAGGTGTTTCCTCTAATAATGGAACGAAATCCACACCGAATCTGCAGGCTGACCTGTTCGGAGACTGGAGGGAAGAGGTGGTATGGCGGACAAGTGATAGCTCTGCCCTGCGGATCTACACCACAACTGCGATCACGGACAAGCGTATCTATACCCTGATGCATGATCCGGTGTATCGTCTTGGTATCGCATGGCAAAATGTGGCCTATAACCAACCGCCACACACCGGTTTTTATTTGGGTGAAGGCATGAGCACACCTCCGGTACCCAATATTCATTATGCAGGAAAGTAA
- a CDS encoding YezD family protein, which yields MAKPLKVDEVWMDRIAGQLNDMEFGSLHIVVHEGQIVQMERTERKRFENTPSGSTSKSGSTARSSTPRSLRGSNASAKG from the coding sequence ATGGCTAAGCCGTTAAAAGTGGATGAGGTATGGATGGATCGAATTGCCGGACAGCTGAATGACATGGAATTCGGCTCGCTTCACATCGTTGTACATGAAGGTCAGATTGTGCAGATGGAGCGGACTGAACGCAAACGATTTGAAAACACGCCTTCAGGCAGCACCTCCAAATCCGGCAGCACCGCGCGAAGCAGCACCCCCCGCTCCTTACGCGGATCGAACGCAAGTGCGAAGGGGTAG
- a CDS encoding sulfate ABC transporter substrate-binding protein codes for MKKRIHKGILVGLALVLTGVLAACGAESGSSSAAGTSGEQDSGKEAVKAIELLNVSYDPTRELYEQYNKAFAAYWQKEKGQEVTIKQSHGGSGKQSRSVIDGLDADIVTLALGYDIDAIEDKGLINAGWQDKYEHNSSPYTSTIVFLVRKGNPKGIKDWDDLIKGDTQVITPNPKTSGGARWNYLAAWGYALKKNNNDEEKAKEFVGELFKHAPVLDSGARGSTTTFVERGIGDVLLAWENEAFLSVKELGPDKFDIVVPSVSILAEPPVAIVDKNADKKGSREVADAYLKYLYSEEGQTIAAENYYRPTLDSVKEKFKDQFPDVELFTLKDVFGTWRDTQAKHFNDGGIFDQIYVPGS; via the coding sequence ATGAAAAAGAGAATTCATAAGGGTATTCTGGTTGGTCTGGCATTGGTATTAACAGGGGTGCTGGCGGCATGCGGGGCGGAGAGCGGCAGCTCCAGCGCAGCAGGAACATCGGGAGAGCAGGATAGCGGCAAGGAAGCTGTCAAAGCCATCGAGCTGCTGAATGTATCTTATGATCCGACGCGGGAGCTGTATGAGCAATATAACAAGGCGTTTGCGGCATATTGGCAAAAAGAAAAAGGCCAGGAAGTGACGATCAAGCAGTCACACGGCGGTTCCGGTAAACAGAGTCGTTCCGTGATTGATGGCTTGGACGCAGATATCGTTACACTGGCACTGGGATATGATATCGATGCAATCGAGGATAAGGGGCTGATTAATGCGGGTTGGCAGGATAAATACGAGCATAACAGCTCCCCGTATACCTCAACCATTGTATTTTTGGTACGCAAAGGCAATCCGAAAGGCATCAAGGACTGGGATGATTTGATCAAAGGAGATACCCAGGTTATCACTCCAAATCCGAAAACGTCCGGTGGAGCAAGATGGAATTACCTGGCGGCATGGGGATATGCGCTGAAGAAAAACAACAATGATGAGGAGAAGGCGAAGGAATTCGTTGGTGAACTCTTCAAGCATGCACCTGTACTTGATTCCGGGGCACGTGGCTCTACGACAACGTTTGTTGAACGTGGTATCGGTGATGTACTGCTTGCCTGGGAGAACGAAGCGTTCTTATCGGTAAAAGAGCTGGGTCCGGACAAATTCGATATTGTTGTACCTTCTGTCAGCATATTGGCTGAACCACCTGTAGCGATCGTGGATAAAAATGCAGATAAAAAGGGCAGTCGCGAGGTGGCAGACGCTTATCTGAAATATCTGTATAGCGAAGAGGGGCAGACCATTGCCGCGGAGAATTACTATCGCCCGACGCTGGATAGCGTGAAGGAAAAATTCAAAGACCAGTTCCCGGATGTTGAACTGTTTACGCTGAAGGATGTATTCGGCACTTGGCGGGATACGCAGGCCAAACATTTCAATGACGGCGGAATCTTTGACCAGATCTATGTTCCAGGCAGTTAA
- the cysW gene encoding sulfate ABC transporter permease subunit CysW gives MAGSVPLTPAPQARTGPGPNRATTEAPWVKWLLIGLASLVLLWLLILPLIMVMMEALKQGWGVYIAALTEPDAMSALKLTLLVAAITVPLNTIFGVVAAWVITKFQFKGKGVMITLIDLPFSISPVVGGLIFVLVFGSNGWFGPWLAEHDIKIIFALPGIVIATLFITFPFVARELIPLMEDQGTREEEAAVTLGASGWRIFWNVTLPNIKWGLLYGIILCNARAMGEFGAVSVVSGHIRGETNTLPLHVEILYNEYQFSASFAVASLLLILALATLLLKSWLGHRTVSEK, from the coding sequence ATGGCGGGTTCCGTTCCATTAACGCCTGCTCCCCAAGCGCGAACCGGTCCGGGGCCAAATCGTGCAACCACGGAAGCTCCATGGGTCAAATGGCTGTTGATTGGACTGGCGAGTCTGGTGCTGCTCTGGCTTCTCATTTTGCCTTTAATCATGGTGATGATGGAAGCGCTGAAGCAGGGGTGGGGTGTCTATATTGCAGCACTTACCGAACCGGATGCCATGTCTGCCCTGAAGCTGACACTGCTGGTTGCGGCAATTACCGTGCCACTGAATACGATATTCGGTGTAGTCGCTGCCTGGGTCATAACCAAGTTTCAATTCAAAGGAAAGGGAGTTATGATCACGTTGATTGATCTCCCCTTCTCCATCTCGCCGGTGGTCGGCGGGTTGATCTTTGTGCTGGTATTCGGTTCCAATGGCTGGTTTGGTCCGTGGCTGGCGGAGCATGATATTAAAATTATTTTTGCCTTGCCTGGTATTGTAATTGCAACGTTGTTTATTACCTTTCCTTTTGTGGCGCGAGAGCTCATCCCGTTAATGGAGGATCAGGGGACGCGGGAAGAGGAGGCAGCAGTAACACTCGGCGCTTCTGGATGGCGAATCTTCTGGAATGTCACGCTGCCCAATATCAAGTGGGGGCTGCTGTATGGCATCATTCTGTGTAATGCCCGTGCGATGGGCGAGTTCGGGGCCGTATCCGTGGTTTCGGGACATATCCGCGGAGAGACGAATACACTGCCGTTGCATGTCGAGATTCTGTACAACGAATATCAGTTCTCGGCATCATTCGCTGTCGCTTCCTTATTACTGATTCTGGCTCTGGCAACGCTGCTGCTCAAGAGCTGGCTGGGACACAGAACGGTTTCAGAGAAGTAA